CTACGGTCTCGCCGTGGTGTGTCTCGACGATGCCAATGTGCAGGAGCTGCTGCCGCGGGTACAGCGTCAGTTAGTCAGTTACGGCTTTCACGAACAAGCCGACTATCGCATCAGCGACTTCGCCCAGCAGGGCGGGGAGATCCGCTTTACCGCCTGGCGCCCCGAAGGCTACGCGCCGCTCAAGGTACGTCTGGCAATGCCTGGCGAACACAACGCACTCAACGCACTGGCGGCGATTGCCGTGGCGACGGATGCCGGCGTCGATGACGCGGCGATCCAGCGCGGCCTGGCAAGCTTCGCCGGCGTCGGTCGACGCTTTCAGGTGCATGGCGACTATGCATTGGCGCACGGCCGGGGCGAGGTCATGCTGGTCGATGATTACGGTCATCATCCACGCGAAGTGGAGATGGTCGTTCGCGCGGTGCGCGCCGGCTGGCCGCAGCGTCGGCTGGTGATGGTCTACCAGCCGCATCGCTACTCGCGTACCCACGACCTTTACGAGGACTTCGTGCGCGTGCTTTCCGGCGTCGACGTGCTGTTGCTGCTCGACGTATACAGCGCAGGGGAAAAGGCGATCGCCGGGGCTGATGGACGCAGCCTGGCCGGTTCGATCCGCCAGCGCGGTGAGGTCGACCCGCTGTTCGTCGAGAGCAAGCATGAGCTTCCCAAGCTGCTGGGCAACGTACTGCGTGACGGAGATATCCTAATTACCCAGGGGGCCGGTGATGTTGGCGGGATCGCCGTCTCTCTCGCAGCCGGCCGGCTCCAGGTGGATGAGATCGCATTATGAGCAGAGATACGCAGGCCGCAGTGCGCGGTGAGCGTCGACAGGATTATGGCCGCGTCGTGGTTCTCTATGGCGGCGATTCCGCGGAACGCGATGTCTCGCTGGCCAGTGGTGGCGCGGTTCTCGCGGCTCTGCAACGCAGTGGCGTCGATGCCCAGGGCTACGACCTGGCCGCTGGCGGCCTGAGCGGTCTGGAGGCGCTGGCTGCGGATCGGGTCTTCATCGCCCTGCATGGGCGGGGCGGGGAGGATGGCACCTTGCAGGGGGCGCTGGAGCTGCTGCGCATCCCCTATACCGGTAGTGGCGTGCTGGCCTCGGCGCTGGGGATGGACAAGCAACGCACCAAGCGGCTCTGGCAGGCGCACGACTTGCCTACTCCGGCGAGTATTACTCTGGGCCCCGAGTGCGACTGGTCGACAGTGGTCAGGCGCCTGGGTTTGCCGCTTGTCGTCAAACCGATACACGAAGGCTCGACGCTCGGCATCACCATCGTTGCCAATGCCGATGACCTGGCGTCGGCCTACCGCGAAGCGGCACGTTTTGATGCCGAAGTCATGGCCGAACGCTTCATTCAGGGCGAGGAATATACCGTGTCGCTGTTGGGGGACGGCATCCTGCCGGCGATACGCGTCGAAGTGCCGAGCGGCTTTTATGACTATCAAGCCAAGTACCATTCCAGCGAGACACTTTACCATCTGCCCTGTGGCTTGGACGCCGCGACCGAGGCACGGCTTGGCGAGCTGTGTCGTGAGGCCTTTGTTGCCGTGGGCGGGCGTGGCTGGGGACGGGTGGATGTGATGCGCGACGGCGAGGGACGCTTCTGGTTGCTCGAGGTGAATACCGTGCCCGGGATGACCGATCATAGCCTCGTTCCGCAAGCCGCGGCGCATGCCGGGCTCGATTTCGAGAGTCTGGTGCTGCGCATTCTCGACACCACGCTGGAGCCCTGAGCGCATGGCGGAAAGTGGCTTTCGCGTGCGCGGGGCGATCCTGGGGCTCGTGCTGTTGCTGGTCCTGCTGGGTGCTGGCGGGCGGGCGCTGTGGTTATGGCTGGATCGGCCCATCCAGCGGGTTTCGATCCGTGGCGATCTGGAGTATGTCAGCGCGGATTATCTGCGTGAGAGGCTCTCGCCGGCGGTGCAGGGCGAGACTTGGTTGTCGGTTGATTTGGATGAGTTGCGCCGACAGGCCCGCTCCGCCGAGTGGATCGCCGAAGCGCGCGTATCCAGGCAGTGGCCCAACTCGCTGACGTTCGAACTCTTTGAACAACAGCCGGTCGCACGCTGGAACGATAGCTATTTTCTCAATCCCCAGGGCGTCGCTTTTGATCGCGACAACGTGACGGTTGCCGAGGATTTGCCGGATCTCGCTGGCCCCGATGGCAGCGGTAGCGAGGTGCTTGCCCGGTATGATCGGCTGCAGAATCGATTGCTGTCATTGGGTCTGCAGGTCACGCAGCTACGGATGGAAGATCGCGGTGCCTGGCGTTTCCAGATCGATGATGCCTTTTGGGTCATGCTGGGACGTAATCAGCGTCAGGAGCGAGTAGCCCGGTTCATTGCCGCATGGCAACGCGAGTTGAGTGGCAAGGCGTCGCGAATACGCTACATCGATCTACGTTACCCGAACGGTGTTGCCATAGCCTGGCATGGAGAGAGCGACAGCAAGATCGACGAACCTTGAGCTCAAGCGTTACCTTTAATATGGCTGTCGCCCACCAACAAAGGCGTAGGGGTATTTCTTTCGACGAAAAATACCCGTATTCTGAGCGCGTATTCAATTGAACCGGTTTTAAACGCGCTGCACTCACTATAATCTGTTCAATATCTATTTAGGCTGATAAACGGATTCTTAATTCAGTGAAGATCGAGGAGTAATCCCGACCCATGCCAGGACAATCCAACGCATCCAATATGGTGGTCGGGCTGGATATTGGAACATCGAAGGTGGTCGCCATCGTTGGGCAGCCTACCGACGATGGGGGGCTCGAGATCGCCGGGATCGGCTCGCATCCCTCACGGGGGATGAAGAAGGGCGTGGTCATCAACATCGAGTCAACGGTGCAGTCGATTCAGCGTGCCGTGGAAGAGGCCGAGCTAATGGCCGGCTGCGATATTCACTCGGTCTATGTCGGTATCGCCGGCAGCCACATTAGTTCGATGAATTCCGATGGCGTGGTGGCAATCAAGGATCGCGAAGTCACTCCGTCGGACATCGATCGAGTCATCGATTCCGCGCGGGCCCGTGCGATATCCGAAGGACAACGGATACTGCACGTGTTGCCCCAGGAATTCGCCATCGATACCCAGGAGGGTATCCGCGAGCCGCTGGGCATGTCCGGGGTACGGCTTGAGGCGCGCGTGCACTTGGTTACAGCGGCATTGAATGCAGTGCAGAACATCGAGAAGTGCGTGCGACGTTGCGGGCTCGAAGTTGATGCCATCATCCTGGAGCAGTTGGCCTCGAGCCATGCCGTGCTGACAGAAGACGAGCGTGAACTCGGCGTTTGCATGGTGGATATCGGCGGCGGCACCACGGACATCGCGGTGTTCACCGAGGGTGCCATTCGCCATACGGCGGTCATCCCTATCGCCGGCGATCAGGTGACCAACGACATTGCCATGGCGCTGCGCACACCGACCCAATACGCTGAGGACATCAAGGTCAAATACGCTTGCGCGTTGACGCAGTTGGCCTCCAGCGACGAGCTGATCAAAGTTCCCAGCGTAGGCGACCGCCCGGCCCGCGACCTGTCAAGGCAGGCATTGGCCGAAGTGGTCGAGCCGCGCTACGAGGAACTCTTTACTTTGGTACGTGAGGAACTGAGACGCAGCGGTTACGAGGATCTCGTGGCCGCTGGCGTGGTGCTGACCGGGGGCACATCACGCATGGAGGGCGTGGTCGAGCTTGCGGAGGAAATCTTCCATATGCCGGTACGCATTGCCAGCCCACAGAATGTGCGAGGCCTGGCGGATGTGGTACGCAATCCGATTTATTCCACGGGCGTGGGTTTGCTACTCTACGGTATGCGCGATGCCAAGCATGCGCAGAGCCGTGCAGTTTCCGCCCAGCCCCGTAGAGAGGAAGTCTCGCGGCGTGGTCTCAAGGACGGCATTTCGGCGCTGGAACGGGTCAAAGGCTGGTTCAAAGGAAATTTCTGACAGGGCCGCACTGCGCGGTCACAGGAGACGGGGCAAATGTTCGAACTGGTAGATAACGCACCTTCCAGCAGCGCGGTCATCAAGGTGATTGGCGTTGGTGGAGGCGGCGGCAATGCCGTCAATCACATGGTCGAAAGCAACATCGATGGCGTCGAGTTCATCTGCGCCAATACCGATGCGCAGGCGCTCAAGCGAGTCGCCGCCAAGACCGTTCTCCAGTTAGGCAGCGAGATTACCAAGGGGCTCGGGGCGGGCGCCAGCCCGGACGTCGGGCGCCAGGCCGCCATGGAAGACCGTGAGCGCATCGCCGAGCTCCTTCAGGGCGCCGACATGGTATTCATTACTGCGGGCATGGGTGGCGGTACCGGTACCGGTGGCGCACCCGTGGTCGCTCAGGTAGCCAAGGAACTGGGGATACTCACGGTCGCGGTGGTCACCCGGCCTTTCCCCTTCGAAGGGCCCAAGCGCATGCGTGTCGCCGAGGAGGGCATGCGCGAGCTTTCCGAGCATGTCGACTCGCTGATCACCATCCCCAATGAAAAGCTGCTGGCCGTGCTGGGCAAGAGTGCCAGTCTGCTGACTGCCTTCAGTGCTGCCAACGATGTCCTGTTGGGTGCCGTGCAGGGGATTGCCGAGCTGATCACCAGCCCGGGCATCATCAACGTCGACTTCGCCGATGTGCGTACCGTGATGTCCGAAATGGGTATGGCGATGATGGGCACCGGCGGCGCCGTCGGCGAGAACCGAGCCCGGGAAGCTGCCGAGAAAGCGATCCGCAGCCCGCTGCTCGAAGACATCGATCTGCATGGCGCACGCGGTATCCTGGTCAATATTACGGCCGGGCCCGATTTGTCCATCGGTGAGTTCAACGATGTCGGCGCCACTGTTCAGGAATTCGCCTCCCAGGATGCGACAATCGTGGTGGGCACCGCCATCGACATGGAAATGTCCGATGAGCTGCGGGTTACCGTGGTGGCGGCGGGGCTCGATGGCCGTCGTGAGAAGCCGGCGGGCCGCGAGGCGGCAACGCGTCCGGAGACGACCGACTACCGCAAGCTCCAGCAGCCGACGGTCATGCGTCAGCAAGCGGCCAAGGCCGATCAGGAAGAGGCCGCCAAAGCACGTCAGGAGCGCCGCAAGAGCAAGGAAATGGACGACTACCTGGACATCCCGGCCTTTCTGCGGCGCCAAGCCGATTGAATTTTGCTATCGTGACGATGGGCGTGGCCGGATGACATTTTTTGTTTAAACAGCTGTTCGATGTTATAGTGAACACTGTTTCGCAACTGTGATGAAGCCTGGCCATTGCCCATGATCAAGCAAAGAACGCTCAAGAACACCATGCGCGCCACAGGGGTGGGTCTCCACTCCGGTGAAAAGGTCTACTTGACCCTGCGCCCGGCTCCGGCCGACACGGGGATCGTATTCATTCGCAGCGATCTCGATCCTGTCGTGCACATTCCCGCACGCGCCGAAAATGTTACCGATACGACGCTATGCA
The genomic region above belongs to Halomonas zincidurans B6 and contains:
- the murC gene encoding UDP-N-acetylmuramate--L-alanine ligase; translated protein: MRRTRNIHFVGIGGAGMCGIAEVLANEGYRISGSDIKESPIVVHLRQCGIHVAIGHAADNAHGADVVVVSTAVDTSNPEIAWAREHRVPVVRRAEMLAELMRFRHGIAIAGTHGKTTTTSLTATLLGEGELDPTFVIGGKLTSAGTNARLGAGDYLVAEADESDASFLHLQPMVAVVTNVDADHMETYAGDFARLKDTFVEFLHNLPFYGLAVVCLDDANVQELLPRVQRQLVSYGFHEQADYRISDFAQQGGEIRFTAWRPEGYAPLKVRLAMPGEHNALNALAAIAVATDAGVDDAAIQRGLASFAGVGRRFQVHGDYALAHGRGEVMLVDDYGHHPREVEMVVRAVRAGWPQRRLVMVYQPHRYSRTHDLYEDFVRVLSGVDVLLLLDVYSAGEKAIAGADGRSLAGSIRQRGEVDPLFVESKHELPKLLGNVLRDGDILITQGAGDVGGIAVSLAAGRLQVDEIAL
- a CDS encoding D-alanine--D-alanine ligase; amino-acid sequence: MSRDTQAAVRGERRQDYGRVVVLYGGDSAERDVSLASGGAVLAALQRSGVDAQGYDLAAGGLSGLEALAADRVFIALHGRGGEDGTLQGALELLRIPYTGSGVLASALGMDKQRTKRLWQAHDLPTPASITLGPECDWSTVVRRLGLPLVVKPIHEGSTLGITIVANADDLASAYREAARFDAEVMAERFIQGEEYTVSLLGDGILPAIRVEVPSGFYDYQAKYHSSETLYHLPCGLDAATEARLGELCREAFVAVGGRGWGRVDVMRDGEGRFWLLEVNTVPGMTDHSLVPQAAAHAGLDFESLVLRILDTTLEP
- a CDS encoding cell division protein FtsQ/DivIB, which gives rise to MAESGFRVRGAILGLVLLLVLLGAGGRALWLWLDRPIQRVSIRGDLEYVSADYLRERLSPAVQGETWLSVDLDELRRQARSAEWIAEARVSRQWPNSLTFELFEQQPVARWNDSYFLNPQGVAFDRDNVTVAEDLPDLAGPDGSGSEVLARYDRLQNRLLSLGLQVTQLRMEDRGAWRFQIDDAFWVMLGRNQRQERVARFIAAWQRELSGKASRIRYIDLRYPNGVAIAWHGESDSKIDEP
- the ftsA gene encoding cell division protein FtsA; this translates as MPGQSNASNMVVGLDIGTSKVVAIVGQPTDDGGLEIAGIGSHPSRGMKKGVVINIESTVQSIQRAVEEAELMAGCDIHSVYVGIAGSHISSMNSDGVVAIKDREVTPSDIDRVIDSARARAISEGQRILHVLPQEFAIDTQEGIREPLGMSGVRLEARVHLVTAALNAVQNIEKCVRRCGLEVDAIILEQLASSHAVLTEDERELGVCMVDIGGGTTDIAVFTEGAIRHTAVIPIAGDQVTNDIAMALRTPTQYAEDIKVKYACALTQLASSDELIKVPSVGDRPARDLSRQALAEVVEPRYEELFTLVREELRRSGYEDLVAAGVVLTGGTSRMEGVVELAEEIFHMPVRIASPQNVRGLADVVRNPIYSTGVGLLLYGMRDAKHAQSRAVSAQPRREEVSRRGLKDGISALERVKGWFKGNF
- the ftsZ gene encoding cell division protein FtsZ, whose protein sequence is MFELVDNAPSSSAVIKVIGVGGGGGNAVNHMVESNIDGVEFICANTDAQALKRVAAKTVLQLGSEITKGLGAGASPDVGRQAAMEDRERIAELLQGADMVFITAGMGGGTGTGGAPVVAQVAKELGILTVAVVTRPFPFEGPKRMRVAEEGMRELSEHVDSLITIPNEKLLAVLGKSASLLTAFSAANDVLLGAVQGIAELITSPGIINVDFADVRTVMSEMGMAMMGTGGAVGENRAREAAEKAIRSPLLEDIDLHGARGILVNITAGPDLSIGEFNDVGATVQEFASQDATIVVGTAIDMEMSDELRVTVVAAGLDGRREKPAGREAATRPETTDYRKLQQPTVMRQQAAKADQEEAAKARQERRKSKEMDDYLDIPAFLRRQAD